A stretch of Mesoplodon densirostris isolate mMesDen1 chromosome 7, mMesDen1 primary haplotype, whole genome shotgun sequence DNA encodes these proteins:
- the LOC132494369 gene encoding LOW QUALITY PROTEIN: centrosomal protein of 78 kDa-like (The sequence of the model RefSeq protein was modified relative to this genomic sequence to represent the inferred CDS: substituted 1 base at 1 genomic stop codon) yields the protein MEGNTLLVKNVTLLKRYHLECLVSGHCVLQKVQKATGPSEFPVTVTVESPSSSEIEEVDDSSEHVQEEPEKIRLKQEALQETLEQCLKQLKEERVIRLKADRRVSELEHENAQLRNTTFSLSEALHAHSLTSMILDDEGVLGSTENSFQKFHAFLVLLKDAGLGQLAKMAGIDQSDFHLLGRPQMNSPVSSPPKEEKKALEEGKSELKQGAPXQMQNSEVSICMQSAYNEGTLMKFPKITGDARIPLPLDSFRVPASTQEALETSKDNLGVPVTEQRQESFEDFIARTCSPSADVISGTGSQRKEEELSRNSRSSSEKMSKAGE from the exons ATGGAAGGAAACACTCTGCTGGTAAAGAATGTTACCCTCCTGAAGCGCTACCACCTGGAGTGTCTGGTTTCCGGCCATTGTGTCCTGCAGAAAGTGCAAAAAGCAACAG GTCCATCAGAATTTCCTGTGACTGTGACAGTAGAGAGTCCTTCCTCCTCAGAAATCGAAGAGGTCGATGATTCCTCAGAACATGTTCAGGAAGAGCCAGAGAAAATCCGTTTGAAACAAGAAGCATTGCAG GAAACCCTGGAGCAGTGCCTAAAGCAGTTAAAGGAGGAAAGAGTTATAAGACTGAAGGCTGATAGACGAGTCAGTGAG CTGGAACATGAAAATGCCCAGTTAAGAAACACAACTTTCTCTTTGTCTGAAGCCCTTCATGCCCACTCATTGACAAGCATGATCCTGGATGATGAAGGTGTTCTGGGCAGCACTGAGAATTCTTTTCAGAAGTTCCAcgctttcctggttctccttaAAGATGCTGG GCTTGGGCAGTTGGCCAAAATGGCTGGTATAGATCAGTCAGATTTTCACTTACTAGGTCGTCCCCAGATGAATTCTCCTGTTAGTAGTCcacctaaagaagaaaagaaggcacTTGAAGAAGGAAAATCAGAATTAAAACAGGGTGCCCCATAACAAATGCAAAATAGCGAA GTTTCTATTTGTATGCAGTCAGCTTACAATGAAGGAACACTAATGAAG TTTCCGAAAATTACAGGTGATGCTAGGATTCCTTTGCCTCTCGACTCCTTCCGTGTCCCAGCGTCTACTCAGGAGGCCTTAGAAACTTCCAAAGACAACCTGGGGGTCCCAGTCACAGAGCAGCGGCAGGAGTCTTTTGAAGATTTCATTGCTAGAACATGTTCTCCTTCAGCAGACGTCATTTCTGGAACTGGAagtcaaagaaaagaagaggaattatCTAGAAATAGCaggtcttcttcagagaaaatgAGCAAAGCAGGTGAATAG